A portion of the Staphylococcus felis genome contains these proteins:
- a CDS encoding ABC transporter ATP-binding protein, whose translation MLHLHNIGYSVENRRILNDINITFSKGEAVAVVGPSGSGKSTLLRLIADLISPTEGDITFKGQFYKDYPPEKLRQNISYLPQSVELFGQTIADNLSFPARTRGESFDQKRAKSLLKQMGLQKYKLSDYVQYMSGGEQQRVTIARQLMYVPDVLLLDEATSALDAKNSQSIEKLIFQMVKEGTTVLWITHNQEQSQSQFDRKITIKNGEIVKEVQLT comes from the coding sequence ATGCTTCATTTACATAATATAGGTTATAGTGTTGAGAATCGGCGTATACTGAATGATATCAATATAACGTTTTCAAAAGGAGAGGCAGTTGCAGTGGTAGGGCCTTCAGGTAGTGGGAAAAGCACGCTTCTTCGTCTGATTGCTGACTTAATCAGTCCTACAGAAGGTGACATTACTTTTAAGGGACAGTTTTACAAAGATTATCCTCCTGAGAAATTAAGGCAAAACATTAGTTATTTGCCGCAAAGTGTAGAATTATTTGGTCAGACAATCGCCGATAATTTATCTTTTCCCGCACGGACGAGAGGAGAGTCGTTTGATCAAAAAAGAGCAAAGTCATTATTAAAACAAATGGGTCTTCAAAAGTATAAGTTGTCTGATTATGTACAATACATGTCAGGTGGCGAACAACAACGTGTTACAATAGCACGACAACTCATGTATGTTCCCGATGTATTACTCTTAGATGAAGCTACAAGCGCTTTAGATGCTAAAAATAGTCAATCTATTGAGAAACTCATCTTTCAAATGGTTAAAGAAGGAACAACTGTATTGTGGATTACACACAATCAAGAGCAGAGTCAAAGTCAGTTTGACCGCAAGATTACAATTAAAAATGGTGAGATTGTAAAGGAGGTCCAATTGACATGA
- a CDS encoding ABC transporter permease, whose product MMSTTSLLLTSLLLLIPILISFKERLHIAKDLMIAAVRAVIQLMIIGYLLEFVFRLEEVWIVLILIVVIMINAALNTRRRASPVMNHVFLISFAGIATGAVLSLGGVLLTGAISFKPNEIIPIAGMVGSNGMIAINLSYQNLNRIFTKETDSIESKLSLGATPSLAAKDAIRESIKVAIVPTIDSVKTYGLVSIPGMMTGLIIAGVPPLQAIKFQLMVVFIHTTATIISALVATYLSYKQFFNQRHQLIQINQGE is encoded by the coding sequence ATGATGAGTACAACATCTCTACTTTTGACTTCACTGCTACTATTGATTCCTATTCTAATATCTTTTAAAGAACGCTTACATATTGCTAAGGATTTAATGATTGCTGCGGTTCGAGCAGTGATACAACTCATGATAATCGGTTATTTACTTGAGTTTGTTTTTAGATTAGAAGAGGTATGGATTGTATTGATACTTATTGTTGTCATTATGATTAATGCAGCATTAAACACAAGACGTCGAGCATCGCCAGTGATGAACCATGTGTTTTTAATTTCTTTTGCAGGTATTGCAACGGGAGCAGTATTGTCTTTAGGTGGTGTTTTATTGACGGGAGCAATCAGTTTTAAGCCCAATGAAATAATCCCAATAGCGGGTATGGTAGGAAGTAATGGTATGATAGCGATTAATTTAAGTTATCAAAACCTAAATCGTATTTTTACAAAGGAAACGGACTCAATCGAATCCAAACTCTCATTAGGTGCAACACCTTCCCTTGCAGCTAAAGATGCGATTCGTGAGAGTATCAAAGTCGCTATCGTCCCAACGATTGATTCGGTGAAAACATATGGATTAGTATCAATACCAGGTATGATGACAGGGTTAATTATTGCAGGTGTTCCACCTTTACAAGCGATTAAATTTCAGTTAATGGTCGTATTTATTCATACAACGGCAACAATTATTTCAGCGCTTGTCGCGACGTATTTAAGCTATAAACAATTTTTTAATCAGCGGCATCAATTGATTCAAATTAACCAAGGCGAGTAA
- a CDS encoding 1,4-dihydroxy-2-naphthoate polyprenyltransferase: MTKQFKQHSTIHKYWSLMRPHTLTASVVPVLVGTATAKLFLLGSEDRLSLTLFIAMLLACLLIQGATNMFNEYYDFRKGLDDHESVGIGGAIVRNGMTPQSVLNLAIIFYGLAALLGLFLAIQTSFWLIPVGIICMAVGYLYTGGPFPISWTPLGELFSGVFMGMFIILIAFFIQTGNVQGYAVWISIPIVFTIGLINMSNNIRDRVKDQQSGRRTLPILLGKNGALIFLISCYAFAYLFVIFTALFKDGGSLFYLLVLLSFPLPIKVYRRFKRADTPQTMMPAMAASGKTNTIFGLLYALGIYISALLGGI, translated from the coding sequence ATGACAAAACAATTCAAACAACATTCTACAATTCATAAGTATTGGTCACTTATGCGCCCGCATACTTTAACTGCTTCTGTCGTTCCTGTTTTAGTCGGGACAGCTACAGCTAAGTTATTTTTACTTGGCAGTGAAGATCGCTTGAGCCTAACTTTATTTATTGCTATGTTACTTGCTTGCCTACTCATTCAAGGCGCAACAAATATGTTTAATGAATATTATGATTTCAGAAAAGGGCTAGACGATCATGAATCAGTTGGAATTGGTGGTGCTATTGTTCGTAATGGCATGACACCTCAATCTGTTCTAAATTTAGCAATTATCTTTTATGGTCTTGCTGCATTGTTAGGGCTGTTCTTAGCAATTCAAACATCATTTTGGCTTATTCCAGTTGGCATTATATGTATGGCAGTTGGATACCTCTATACTGGCGGTCCTTTCCCTATTTCATGGACGCCATTAGGTGAATTATTCTCAGGCGTATTTATGGGGATGTTTATCATTTTGATTGCCTTCTTTATTCAAACTGGCAATGTCCAAGGCTATGCTGTATGGATAAGCATTCCAATCGTATTTACAATTGGTTTAATCAATATGTCTAACAACATTCGAGACCGCGTCAAAGATCAACAAAGTGGTAGACGTACACTTCCGATACTGCTAGGCAAAAATGGCGCCCTTATCTTTTTAATATCATGTTACGCGTTTGCATACTTATTCGTCATTTTTACTGCTTTATTTAAAGATGGAGGTTCTTTATTCTATTTATTGGTTTTACTAAGCTTCCCTTTACCTATTAAAGTATATCGCCGTTTCAAACGTGCAGACACACCTCAAACAATGATGCCTGCAATGGCCGCGTCTGGAAAAACTAATACGATTTTCGGCTTACTGTATGCATTAGGTATTTATATTAGTGCCTTATTAGGTGGTATTTAA